DNA sequence from the Candidatus Buchananbacteria bacterium genome:
TTTACTTGATTTGTTAATGCCGGAAGTCGATGGTTATGATATGTTGCGTAAATTAAAAGAAAACCCTGCCACCAAGCAAATTCCGGCAATTATTTTTTCCAACCTGTCGCAAAAAGAAGAAATTGAAAAAGGTTTAAAACTTGGTGCAAAAGATTTTATTATCAAGACCAGTATTACGCCGTCGCAACTGGAAGCAAAAGTTAAGGAATTTTTGCGGAAATATAAAAAGTAATTTTTTAAAAAAATATAGCTAGCGGTCAGCTAGCTTTTTTGTATCGGTTGTTGCTAATTAAGTAGAGAGGGCCAGCCGCAGTCCTCTCTCGAAAGTGAAAAGTGAGATGTGGATGTTGGCTGGCCCTGTTTGGCCTCGTGGTGTGATCCTGGCGTTAGCCAGGGGAAACCCGCGTCGTGGGTTAGATCACGTTGAGGCCGGCCGCGTTCGCCAGGTTGTTCGTCATCGCGCCGATGTCGTCGTTCTGCTTGCCGACGGGATTCTTCGCATTCGCGTTGCCGATGTCTTCGTTCAGCGGATTCAGCGTCTGCGGCGTGTTGGCGTTGCGATTCGCGTGCATAGTTTGGTTCCTCCTGGATCCTTGTCTGGGAGCCTTGCGGCTTTCCGTGTGCAGTTTTGGTTTGGGCGCTCTTGTGGCCCGCACCTATAAAAATAAAGATAGCAAAATGGCTTTTAAAAGTCAACAACTTAGTTGACCAAGCGGGGAATTTTGGTTAAAATAACCTCATTATGGAGTCAAAATTTTCCCAACAAGAAGCCGAGATTTTAAAGTTTTGGCGGGATAAAAAAATTTTTGAGCAGACTTTAACGAAAAAGGCACCGAAAGGTGACTATGTTTTTTATGATGGCCCGCCATTTGCCACCGGTACGCCGCACTACGGCCATATTGTGGCGAGTCTGATGAAAGACGTGGTGCCGCGTTACTGGACGATGAACGGCTACCGCGTTGAACGAAAGTGGGGCTGGGATTGCCACGGCCTGCCGATTGAAAATATTGTTGAAAAAGAACTTGGGTTTAAATCGAAAAAAGAAATTGAAGCTTACGGCATTGATAAATTTAATGAAGCTTGTCGGAGCAAGGTTTTGGAATACGCATCAGAATGGGAAAAAACAATTCCGCGTCTGGGGCGCTGGGCGGATATGGCAAATCCATATAAGACAATGGACTTGTCGTATATGGAAAGTATTTGGTGGGTATTCAAGGAACTTTGGGATAAAGGCTTGATTTACCAGGATTACAAATCAATGCATGTGTGTCCGCGGTGTGAGACAACGCTTTCTCAACAGGAAGTTAGTGAAGGCTATAAAGATATTAAAGATTTGTCAGTGACGGCCAAGTTTGAATTAGCAGACGAGCCGGGAACGTTTGTGTTAGCGTGGACCACAACGCCCTGGACATTGCCGGGCAATGTCGCATTAGCCTTGGGGCCGGATATTAAGTATGGAAAATTTAAAATTAAAGATAATAAAGATAATCAGTTTAATTTTAATGACAAAGATTATTATATTACTGCAATTACTGATAAGGTTCCTTTAGAAGGATCCTCTGTTGGAGAATATGAGGTGACATTAACTAATAAAAAAGTAATCCTAGTTAAGGATTATCAAGAAATTAAAGCTAAAGATTTAGTAGGTAGAAAATATAAACCGTTATTTGATGATTATTTAAATCAAAATTTGGAACATCAGGAAAATTTTTATACCATTGTGGCTGATGATTTTGTGACTACCCAAGAGGGTACGGGCGTGGTGCATATCGCGCCGGCGTTTGGTGAAGACGATATGCGGATTGGCAAAGAACAACACTTGCCGTTTGTGCAGCATGTGCGTCTGGACGGACATATTAAAGATGAAATTAAAGACTTGGCCGGGTTAAACGTTAAGCCAATTGAGGACCATCAGTCAACTGATGTAGCAGTCATTAAAATTTTAGCCGGAAAAAATTTACTGTTTAGTAAAGACAAGTACGAACATAGCTATCCACATTGCTGGCGCTGTGATACGCCGTTAATCAACTATGCGACAAGTTCCTGGTTTGTGAATGTGACTAAAGTTAAAAGCAAGGCCTTGCGACTGGCGGCCAAAATTAACTGGTCGCCCCAACATATCAAAGCTGGCCGGTTTGGCAAGTGGCTGGAAGGCGCGCGCGATTGGTCAATTTCGCGCCAGCGGTTTTGGGCCTCGGTAATGCCAATTTGGGTTTGTGATACATGCGGCGAGAAAAAAGTGTATGGCAGTGTGACGGAATTAGCAAAAGATAGTGGTAAAAAAATTACTGATTTACATAAACATATTATTGATCAAGTGACAGTGCCTTGTCAGTGCGGCCAAACAATGAAACGAGTGCCGGATGTGTTGGACACCTGGTTTGACTCCGGTTCAATGCCATACGCCCAAATGCATTATCCGTTTGAGAATAAAAAGAAGTTTGAACAAAATTTTCCAGCGGAGTTTATTGCTGAAGGCGTTGATCAAACGCGAGCGTGGTTTTACTATTTGCACGTCATCGGCGCGGCCATCAAGGGCAAGGCGGCATTTAAGAACGTGATTGTCAATGGTATTGTGTTGGCCGAAGACGGCAAAAAGATGAGTAAGAAATTAAAAAATTATCCCGATCCTAATGAAGTGATTGATAAGTATGGCGCTGATGCGTTGCGCTACTATTTATTAACCACGCCGGTGATGGAAGCAGAAAATTTAAATTTTTCCGAAAAGGAAGTTAAGGAAGCGTTGCAAAAAAATATCATGCTGATTGGCAATGTGCTGAGTTTTTATTTGATGTATAAGACAACTATTGGTCCAGATGCGCCAAAAACCAAAAATGTCTTGGATCGTTGGATTTTAGCCAAACTCAACGTTTTAAACCAAGAGATTACGGAAAAAATGAATAGTTATCAGATTGTTAAGGCAGCGCGGCCGATTACGGAGTTTATTAATGAACTTTCAACGTGGTATCTGCGCCGCAGCCGTGAACGTTTTAAGGATGGCGACGAACTCGGGGTTCAGACCTTAGGGTTTGTCTTGCGGGAGTTTGCCAAAGTGGCGGCGCCGTTTATGCCATTCGTGACTGAAGAAATTTATCGTCAGATTGGCGGGGAAAAAGAGTCTGTTCACTTAGAAACTTGGCCAAAGGTTAACAAGAAATTGATTGATGAAAAATTATTGACGGAAATGAAACTGGTGGGCCAGATTGTCGAGCGCGGCTTGGCAGCTCGAGCAAACGCCGGCATTAAAATCCGCCAACCGCTATTGAGTTATACAACCTCCTTAGCCGATAAGCTTGCCGATGATTTAGTAGATATTATTAAAGATGAATTAAATATTAAAGAATTGCAATTCGGTAAAACTGATAACTTAGATATAACTATTACTGACGCCTTGAAGTTGGAAGGGTTGGCGCGAGAATTAATCAGGCAAATCAACCAGTTGCGCAAAGATTCCGGCTTGACGGTTAACGATCGAGTTATTATTTATCAGCAAGGGTTAGATGAATTGTTCTCGGCACTCGGTGCAGACATCGTTAAGGCAACTTTAGCAATAGAAGTCAAACGGGAGTCTGTTGACAACATGAAAGAAACCGGTGGTGGGTTCGTTGGAATTAAAAAAATTAATTAACGAAATAAAAATATGAATCTTAAACAAATTTATGAGTTAGGCGTTACGCTTGGGATTGAAACGGACCTGCGCGGCAAGAAGGCAGTATTAAAACACTTGAAACGCCGAAAGGAAAAATATGATCGCTTGGATGCTAAATCAAAAAAACGTTTTGATTTAGAGAGTTTAACTAACCCATATTCAGACACTAGAGTTTTTGTGGATCCAAAACGAGAAATTAAAAAAGTGCTTGCCGGCATTGACATCGGTCCAGCGGAAATTTTGATGGCTAAAGCGTTGGGAGTTGATGCGGTAATTGCCCATCATCCGGTTGGCAGCGCGTTGGCGGATTTGGGGGACGTGATGCATTTGCAGGCAGAAGTTTTGGCCGGCTACGGCGTGCCAATTAATATTGCTCAGTCGCTAACCAAAGAACGAATTTCTGAAGTAGCGCGCGGGATGTCGCCGATTAACCATTACCGCGGCGTGGATACGGCTGAGCTGTTTAATATCGGTCTGATGTGTATCCATACGCCGACTGATAATATGGTTGCCAGTTTTCTTGACACTCATCTAAAAAAAGCTAAGCCAGAATTTGTTGGCGATGTTGTGGACGCTCTAGAAGAAATTCCGGAATACCAAAAAGCCATTGAACAAAAGACCGGACCAAAAGTTTTTGTCGGCAGCCGAGATAACTTTATTGGCAAGTTGGTTTTAACTGAAATTACCGGCGGTACCGAAGGCGCGGTGGGAATCTATGAAAAAATGGCGCAGGCCGGTATTGGTACGATCGTTGGCATGCATATGGCTGAAGATCGTAAAAAGGAAGCGCAGAAAAATCATGTGAACGTGGTGATCGCCGGGCACATGTCTTCAGATTCGCTTGGTATGAATTTGTTTTTAGATGAACTAGAGCGCCGGGGCGTTGAAATTATTCCTTGCTCAGGACTGATTCGGGTTAGCCGGATTAAACGGCGAACTCCTGCGAAAAAGAAGCTGGTTGCTAAAAGTAAACCAAAACCTAAAGCCCGCAAGAAAAAATAATTGTTAAAAAAGCGAGCCTGGAGTAAGGCTCGCTTTTTATTTTTGAAAAAAGGAAAGGGCAGGCTGGCTTAGGAACTCGACCAAAGAGTGTCTCAAGTCAGCACTGCCCCTACGGAATCGGGTTAGAGGTTGTGGCGCTTCAGAAGCACTGCACTCGCCTGATGGGTGAAAGGCCCTCCTTTTTGATGCCCAGGCAAGGCTGCACATATCGTTAGCGCTACCCTTTCCGCGTTCAAAACTTATCGTAGCAGTAAAATTTTGTCAAGTAATAAAAAAACTCCGTGGATTTTCCAGAGGGAGTCGGGTGAGTGACTAACCATTCAGTTCACTAATGCGTGAGCGATGAATAATCAGCCATTCGTGTTCGGTGAACACTGTTTGCTTTTGCGGTTTAGGGTCGTCAATGGCCCAAGTGTCGCCAGCGTGGTCGGACCGAAGAAATTCAAATCCGAGTTTTTGGCTGATGCCTAAAATCGGACAAAAGTCCCAGGGCGTGTTTGGCCCTGGTTTGAGAACCGCGCCGCCAACTTCGCCTTTCCAAAGCCGAGCCATGCTCAAACCAATACTGCCTTCCGCCATGCTGACGTTTTTGAAAACTTGGCGGTCAATGACGTCACGGACGTGTTGGGAATGCTCGCTTGGCAACTCCCGAAGCAAAAGCCATTGGTTAGCCAGCTTGTGAGCTGGATTAATGGTCAGTGTTTCAGCGATATGAAATTCGCTGATGCGGTGAGCTTGATCGGAATCCGGACGAAAACCGAATATCTCTTGGGTCATGACGTCGCCGATGTACGCGGCAATAACTTCGCCGTTGCATACCAGCGAAATCATCGTTCCGATTCCAAACGATTGTCTTCGGCCGAACGCTTTTGTACCGTCAAGCGGGTCAACGGTAAACCAAATATCGGTGTCCGGCAAAGAGCATTCAATCCGCAGATTGTTTTCTTCACCAACCGCGCCAAAGTTGGGAAAACATTCGGTGATCATTCGCACATAAACTTCTTGTGCGAGTTTGTCGGCCGTCGTGACCAAGTCGTCCATTTCGCCGGAGTAGCCTTGTTTGGCCTCGGCTTCAAAGATGAAACGTTGTTGCCGAATCACTTCGATCGCTCGGCGAACCGCTCCCTTCATGATGATCGCGATGGCGTGACCATTCATACTACCAAAAATTCTTGGTTTCATTGAACTTGATTCCTTATCGGGTTGGTTAAAGAGCATTTTATCTGTATCATTGGAAATGAGTTTTGTCAATCCGCAAAATTTAGGCTAGAATAACCATATGATTGCATCACTTCGAGGAACAGTAACTTATAAAAGTCCGGAGCTTCGTAAAGACTCCTATTTTGTCGTTGAAGCCGCGGGCGTTGGCTATAAAGTCTATTCGCCCCTAAGCAATTTGCAGCGAATTTCGGAAGGTGCGGAAGTGGTTGTGTACACCTATTTAGCAGTATCAGAGAATGCGATGGATTTGTATGGTTTCTTGGATCCGGCCGACAAAACATTTTTTACTTTATTGCTGGAAGTCCCGGGTATTGGTCCTAAATCCGCCATTGGCATTTTGGGAAAAACCACCATGAGTGATGTTCAACAGGCGATCTTCAGTGATGATCCTTCGGTATTAACTAAAATTTCTGGACTAGGACAAAAGACCGCTGAAAAAATTATTATTACGCTGAAAGATAAAGTTGAGAGTCTGACGAGCCGACATAAAGATAAAAGACAAACCGACTCTCAGGCAGTTGATGCCGATGTGTTTGATGCACTAGTCAGCTTCGGTTATTCTGCGGCTGAAGCTAGGAAAGCCTTAACCAAAATTGATCCGGCAATAACGGATACCTCACAAAAGATAAAAGAAGCGTTAAAAATTTTAGGCAAGTAAAGTTTTGTCTTGCCGTTAAAATTTTTAGGTGGTAAAATGTTTTTATAATATGATGACCATCCTAAAAAAAATTATTCCGTCACCGCTGATAAAAATTTATCATTATTGGTTAGCACTTATTGCTAACTTTTTTTATCGTAGTCCGTCTGATAAGTTGATTGTTATTGGCGTAACCGGAACTTCGGGCAAATCCACTGTGGCCTATCTAATCAGTAAAATTTTAGAAAACGCCGGCTACCGCGTTGGTTGCGCTTCTACGATTCAATTTAAAATTGATAAAAAAGAATGGATTAATAAAACTAAAATGACCATGATTGGTCGGTTTGCGCTACAAAGTTTAATTAAACAAATGGTTAAAGCTAATTGTCAGTATGCGGTGATTGAAACAACTTCACAGGGCATTGAACAGTTCCGCCACCTTGGTATTAATTATGATATTGTGGTGTTTACTAATTTATATCCTGAGCATATTGAGGCTCACGGCAATTTTGAAAATTATAAAAATGCCAAATTAAAGCTGTTCAAAAAGTTAAAAACGGAAACCCCGAAATTGATTGCTAATCAAAAAGTTAAAAAGACGATTATTGCTAACCTTGATGATGAACACAGCACGGATTTTATCGATCAATGGGCTGAAGAAAAATTCGTTTTTACACTATCTTCAGAAAAATCGAGTTCCGAAGCGAGGGTAATTCGGGCTGATGATCCACAGGCTACCGGTCAAGGCGTTGGGTTTAAAATTAACGGCCATCCGTTTGGTGTAAAACTTTTTGGTCGACACAATATTTACAATTTGTTGGCGGCGATTACCGTTGGCTTAACCCAAGGAATTAGTCTAGAAAGCATGGCGCGAAATTTGGCGGCAATTTCTGGCATACCCGGACGAGTGGAATTTATTGATGAAGGTCAACCCTTTAAAGTAATTGTTGATTACGCCTTTGAGCCACAAGCCGTCACTGCACTGTATGAGATTGTTAAAATGATTGAACATCACCGAGTGATTCACGTTTTAGGATCGGCTGGTGGCGGCCGCGATAAATCACGCCGGCCGAAGCTTGGTAATCTTGCCGGGGTTAATGCCGATGTGGTTATTATTACTAACGAAGACCCGTATGACGAAAACCCTCAGGATATTATTGATCAGGTTGCCGTAGGTGCTTTAGAAGCCGGCAAAAAACTTGATAAAAATTTGTTTAAAATCTTAGACCGCCGTGAAGCAATTAAAAAAGCCCTTAAGGTTGCTAAGGCAGACGATCTTGTTTTGATCACCGGTAAGGGTAGTGAGCAGGCGATTGTCGTTGAACATAATAAAAAAATTGCCTGGGATGATCGCAAAGTCGTCCGGGAACAGCTGTCGGCGCTTAAACCTAAGGCTCGCTAGTATGGACTACTGGTCACGAATATTTATTTCTATTATTTTGGGAGTTGCCGCTGGTATTAGTATCGGACACTTCTTTGGCGACACGGTTTTTTGGGTATTTATCGCAGTGGCAGTTTCATTGGCCACTGAGACTAGTCTACGAACCATAAAAAACGTTAAAGGGCCGATTAATCCAGTTTTAGAAAAAACATCAAGAGGCCAATTATCGGGCCAAAATATTGAGTTGCCAAAAGCGAAGAAACCAAAGTTTTGATAAGTTGTGGATAAGTTTATTATTTTTGGTTAAAAATTCTCTTAATTTAGCTAAATTTTAACCCAGTCTTGACAATTTCCAAAAAAGATTTGACAAAGATGCAAAATCTTGATAAGATTTCAGAGTTATTTTGTTTTTTGGTCCTAAGTCCAAAATACCCCGCTATTGCGAACCAACGTAACATTTTTTAAGCAAAAATCGTAGTGGGATTCTTTTTTTCTCAAAATTAAAACAAATAAAATAAATCTCGCATCCCAAAAATTAGGGTTGGGAGGCATTTTTGTTGTCTTTTCCGGTACTATTACTTAGCTTATTTATCTATTATATAAAACTATCTAATAATCTATGGCGATAAAGACTTCACCTCGCAAAACATTTTCGATGATCAAGGAAGCGGTACCGATGCCCGACTTGATCGAAGTCCAGAAGGATTCCTATAAGTGGTTTTTGGAACACGGACTTCAGGAATTGTTTGAAGAAATTTCTCCGATCCGAGATTTCATTGGTCGGGATTTTGAATTATCAATCGGTAAATACTATTTAGACGATCCTAAATTTGATGAAGTCACTAGTAAAGCCAAGAATTTGAGTTATGAAGCGCCTCTGCGCGTCATGGCTAAGCTTTCAAACAATAAAGCTGATAAAGTAATTGAACAAGAAGTATACCTCGGGGACTTTCCACTCATGACAGACCGAGGCACTTTTATTATTAATGGTATTGAGCGGGCAGTCGTGTCCCAGTTGATCAGATCGGCTGGTATTTTTTTCACTTCAGAATTTTTTGGTGAACGACGTTACTATGGCGCCAAAATTATTCCTAACCGCGGTTCGTGGTTGGAGTTTGAAACGGATATCAATAATGTTATTTGGGTTAAAATCGACCGCAAGAGAAAAATTTCTGTTACAGCACTGCTTCGAGCTTTCGGCCATCCGACCGATGAAGAAATTCTGGAAATTTTTAAAGATGTTGATACTCATCCGGAAGTTTCCTACATTCAAAACAGTTTAGCCAAAGACCCTTCAAGCAATGAAAGCGAAGGGTTGCTTGAGGTTTATAAAAGAATACGGCCCGGCGACCTGGCAACAACCGATAACGCGAAGTCTTTGATCTATGCGATGTTCTTCAACTTTGACCGCTATGACTTTGGCAAAGTTGGACGGTATAAAATTAATCAGCGTTTCAATCAGAATTTAGCTATCACTAAAGAAAACAGAGTTTTGCGTGTTGAAGATATCATTCAGGTTGTTAAAGAAATTATTAAATTAAATATTTCTCAAAAAGAGGCTGATGACATTGACCACTTGGGCAACCGACGCGTTCGAGCTATTGGTGAATTGGTACAGAATAAATTCCGAGTCGGTTTGGCCCGAATGGAGCGCATTGCCAAAGACCGCATGAGCACGCTGGACATTTCGGAAATTACCCCAAACCGTTTGATTAATGCGCGGCCAGTGATTGGCTCAGTGAAAGAATTTTTCATGTCATCCCAGTTGTCCCAGTTCATGGATCAAACTAACCCGTTGGCGGAACTTGAACACAAACGACGTTTGTCAGCTATGGGTCCGGGCGGATTGTCACGAGAACGAGCTGGTTTTGATGTTCGCGACGTACATCCGACTCACTACGGTCGAATTTGTCCGATTGCAACTCCAGAAGGACCAAACATCGGTTTGGTTGGACACTTGGCAACCTACGCCAAAGTCAACGAATACGGTTTTATTGAAACGCCATTCCGTCGCGTTAAGCATGATGTTGAAAATAAAGCTGCAGAAACTGAAGGTGAGATTAGTCGTGTAGACTTGGTTGACCCTTCTTCAAAACAAGTGATTGTTAAAGCTGGTGAAACCATTAGTGCCAAGCAGGCTAAAGATTTAGAAAAAATTTCGGCTTTAGCGACGATCCCGGTTAAATCCCGAGTGACTAAGGAAGTTAAATATTTGACTGCTTTTCAAAGTGAGAACGCCATTACCACGGCGGCAACTACTCCGATTGATGAAAACGGATACTTTTTGCGCGAACGAGCCGAGGTGCGAAAATATGGCGAACCGGAAATTGAACACGTTGATAATGTTGATTATATGGACGTCGCACCAAACCAGATTGTTAGCGTGGCGACATCATTAATTCCTTTCTTGGAACATGACGACGCGGTCAGGGCGTTGATGGGCTCAAACATGCAGCGCCAGGCAGTACCTTGCATTAAGCCTGATGCGCCGATTATCGGAACGGGGCTTGAAGCTAAAGCCGGCGAAGATTCAGGACATGTGGTACTGGCTCAGGCCGACGGTAAGATTAAAGAAGTTCAGGCAAACAAAGTTGTGATTGCCTATGACAACGGCAAAGAAAAAGAATATCGTTTGAATAAATTTGTCCGATCAAACGCGTCAACTTGTATTGATCAGCGACCAACGGTTGAAAAAGACCAGATCGTTAAGAAGGGTGATGTTTTAGTTGATGGTCCGGCGACTGACAAAGGAGAGTTGGCACTGGGGCAAAATATTTTATGTGCGTTCATGGCCTGGGAAGGCTATAACTATGAAGACGCGATTGTTATTTCGGAACGGCTAGTTCAGCAGGATCGCTATACTTCAATTTACATTGAAGACTTTCAGGTGGAAGTTCGTGACACCAAGCTTGGACCGGAAGTGGTTACGGCCGACATCCCAAATATCGGGGAAGAAAAATTAAAAGATTTAGACGCTGAGGGCGTGGTTCGGATTGGTGCTTCTGTTTCTTCGGGCGATATCTTGGTTGGTAAGATTACTCCAAAAGGTGAAACAGAATTATCCGCTGAGGAAAAATTGTTGCGGGCGATTTTCGGTGAAAAGGCCCGTGATGTTCGCGACTCTTCCTTGTATCTTGAACATGGTGAAAAAGGAAAAGTCGTTGATGTTAAAGTTTTCTCGCGTGAGAATGGCGATAAACTTTCTTCGGGTGTGATTAAGATGTATCAAGTCTCAATTGCTAACTTACGAAAAATTCAGGTCGGCGACAAAATGGCCGGTCGTCACGGTAACAAGGGTGTGGTCTCAATCGTATTGCCGGTTGAAGACATGCCGTTTTTGGAAGACGGTACACCGGTTGATATTGTGTTAAGTCCCTTGGGAGTTGTTTCTCGTATGAACCTAGGACAAATTTTGGAAACTCATTTGGGCTTAGCCGCCAAAAAACTTGGTTATAAGGTTAAAACCCCGGTTCTTAATGGTGTTAGCGAGGAACAGATTTCAGCTGAATTAGTGAAGGCCGGGTATGCTCCAGATGGTAAGATGACTGTTTACGATGGCCGCACTGGCGACAAATTTGAAGAGCGCGTGACTGTTGGACAAATTTACATGTTAAAACTCAACCACATGGTTGAAGACAAAATTCACCAGCGCAGTATTGGTCCATACTCATTGATTACACAGCAGCCGTTGGGCGGTAAGGCGCAGTTTGGCGGACAGCGATTTGGTGAAATGGAAGTCTGGGCTTTGGAAGCATATGGCGCCGCCCACACTTTGCAAGAGATTTTGACGATTAAATCCGATGACGTTGCCGGCCGATCAAAAGCATACGAATCAATTATCAAAGGTGAACCAATTAAACGGTTGAATATTCCTGAATCGTTTAATGTGCTGTTGCGAGAATTAAATGGTTTAGGATTAAATATTGAACTAGTCAGCACCCCGGGGAACAAACACCGTCGGGTGGTGATTGATGATGACCCCGAACCGGTTCAAGCCGACGAGGAACCAAAGGCCGAAGCTAAGGAAAAGAAAGCTAAAGTCAAAAGTTAATTTCCAAATTTATGCAAGAAGAAAAAAAAGTCATTGATTTCGACGCCTTGAAACTGAGCCTGGCCTCTCCGGCCCAAATTCAGGAGTGGTCTCATGGTGAAGTCACAAAACCGGAAACGATTAACTACCGAACTCAAAAACCAGAAAAAGACGGATTGTTCTGTGAAAGAATTTTTGGTCCGTCAAAAGACTGGGAATGTTATTGTGGTAAGTACAAAAAAATCCGGTACAAGGGCATCGTTTGTGATAAGTGTGGCGTTGAAGTAACCCGATCAGTTGTCCGCCGTGAACGGATGGGACACATTAACTTGGCGGCCCCAACTTCTCACATTTGGTTTTTGCGCGGCGTGCCGTCAAAGATTGGCTTGATGCTTGATCTTTCCCCTCAGGCTTTGGAAAAAGTAATCTATTTTGCCGATTTCATTATTACCGATGTTGATGAAGATTTGAAGAAGGAAACACTGGAACAAATTCGCCAGGAGTTTAAGGCAAAAAAGAAAAAGATTGAAACGGATTTCGCCCGGCAGCTTAATGTGGTTAAGAGCAAAGCTGGTGAAGAAAAGAAAGCGAGTGAAGATGCTAGTCCGGCGATTGATAAAGAATTACATATCATCGAAAAGACTAAACAGGAAAAAATCAAAGAATTAGAAAACATCATGAAAGTCGCTGAGCAAGAGCTCAAGGACTTGAAGCCGATGAAAATTATTTCTGAGCATGTGTATCAGGATTTGTCTTTGAAATACGGCCATATTTTTGAAGCTAATATCGGGGCCGAAGCAATTCGATATTTGTTGGAAAAAATTGATCTGGAAAAGTTAATTCATGAGCTGGAACAGGAGTTAAAAGCTGCTGAGCAATCGCAAGGAGAAGAAAAAATTTCTAAACGCTTACGATTGGTTACCAATTTCCATAAGAATAATTTGCGTCCGGAATGGATGATTATGACCACGGTGCCGGTTATTCCTCCAGATTTACGGCCGATGGTGCCGCTGGACGGTGGTCGGTTTGCCACTTCTGACTTGAACGATTTGTACCGTCGGATTATCAACCGAAATAATCGTTTGAAGCAACTTAAGGAGTTGAACGCTCCGGAAGTCATTGCACGAAACGAAAAGCGTATGT
Encoded proteins:
- a CDS encoding response regulator, with product MAKKKIKILVVEDEEFLLELYEMKLRESGYDVFIASNGQEGYGLAELEKPDLILLDLLMPEVDGYDMLRKLKENPATKQIPAIIFSNLSQKEEIEKGLKLGAKDFIIKTSITPSQLEAKVKEFLRKYKK
- the ruvA gene encoding Holliday junction branch migration protein RuvA, which codes for MIASLRGTVTYKSPELRKDSYFVVEAAGVGYKVYSPLSNLQRISEGAEVVVYTYLAVSENAMDLYGFLDPADKTFFTLLLEVPGIGPKSAIGILGKTTMSDVQQAIFSDDPSVLTKISGLGQKTAEKIIITLKDKVESLTSRHKDKRQTDSQAVDADVFDALVSFGYSAAEARKALTKIDPAITDTSQKIKEALKILGK
- a CDS encoding isoleucine--tRNA ligase, which encodes MESKFSQQEAEILKFWRDKKIFEQTLTKKAPKGDYVFYDGPPFATGTPHYGHIVASLMKDVVPRYWTMNGYRVERKWGWDCHGLPIENIVEKELGFKSKKEIEAYGIDKFNEACRSKVLEYASEWEKTIPRLGRWADMANPYKTMDLSYMESIWWVFKELWDKGLIYQDYKSMHVCPRCETTLSQQEVSEGYKDIKDLSVTAKFELADEPGTFVLAWTTTPWTLPGNVALALGPDIKYGKFKIKDNKDNQFNFNDKDYYITAITDKVPLEGSSVGEYEVTLTNKKVILVKDYQEIKAKDLVGRKYKPLFDDYLNQNLEHQENFYTIVADDFVTTQEGTGVVHIAPAFGEDDMRIGKEQHLPFVQHVRLDGHIKDEIKDLAGLNVKPIEDHQSTDVAVIKILAGKNLLFSKDKYEHSYPHCWRCDTPLINYATSSWFVNVTKVKSKALRLAAKINWSPQHIKAGRFGKWLEGARDWSISRQRFWASVMPIWVCDTCGEKKVYGSVTELAKDSGKKITDLHKHIIDQVTVPCQCGQTMKRVPDVLDTWFDSGSMPYAQMHYPFENKKKFEQNFPAEFIAEGVDQTRAWFYYLHVIGAAIKGKAAFKNVIVNGIVLAEDGKKMSKKLKNYPDPNEVIDKYGADALRYYLLTTPVMEAENLNFSEKEVKEALQKNIMLIGNVLSFYLMYKTTIGPDAPKTKNVLDRWILAKLNVLNQEITEKMNSYQIVKAARPITEFINELSTWYLRRSRERFKDGDELGVQTLGFVLREFAKVAAPFMPFVTEEIYRQIGGEKESVHLETWPKVNKKLIDEKLLTEMKLVGQIVERGLAARANAGIKIRQPLLSYTTSLADKLADDLVDIIKDELNIKELQFGKTDNLDITITDALKLEGLARELIRQINQLRKDSGLTVNDRVIIYQQGLDELFSALGADIVKATLAIEVKRESVDNMKETGGGFVGIKKIN
- the murE gene encoding UDP-N-acetylmuramyl-tripeptide synthetase; this translates as MMTILKKIIPSPLIKIYHYWLALIANFFYRSPSDKLIVIGVTGTSGKSTVAYLISKILENAGYRVGCASTIQFKIDKKEWINKTKMTMIGRFALQSLIKQMVKANCQYAVIETTSQGIEQFRHLGINYDIVVFTNLYPEHIEAHGNFENYKNAKLKLFKKLKTETPKLIANQKVKKTIIANLDDEHSTDFIDQWAEEKFVFTLSSEKSSSEARVIRADDPQATGQGVGFKINGHPFGVKLFGRHNIYNLLAAITVGLTQGISLESMARNLAAISGIPGRVEFIDEGQPFKVIVDYAFEPQAVTALYEIVKMIEHHRVIHVLGSAGGGRDKSRRPKLGNLAGVNADVVIITNEDPYDENPQDIIDQVAVGALEAGKKLDKNLFKILDRREAIKKALKVAKADDLVLITGKGSEQAIVVEHNKKIAWDDRKVVREQLSALKPKAR